Genomic window (Leptotrichia sp. oral taxon 212):
TACAAAGAGTTAATGAAAAAAATGGAAGAGACTCAGTCTTTAAAAGAATTAAGTAATTCATATGAATCAGAAGATGAAAATATAAAGATGCTAAAATTTATTCAATTTTTTGGAAATGGCGAAGAATATCTAAAAACAATATATGCAGAATTTAAAGATAAAAAAATGAATGAAAAGACATCATTAACTTCTCAAGAAATTGAATTCATAAACTTTACAAATAAATTTTTTAAAGAGAAATATAGGATGGAAGAAGATGTCTTAACAAATGTCAGGGTAAATGAAGATAAATTTGATAAATTAACTATGCAAGATATTTTAAAGCCAAGTGATTTTAGTTTTAAAATTGTTGAAGAATTTTATGTTCCAGGAGTCAAAACAAAAAATCTAAATCTTAAAGCAATAGTAAAAGGAAGAAAATAATATGCCTAAAATTCAAAATTTTTCTAAAGAAGTGTATGTTTTAGGACCAGGAAAAAGATTTGTAATATGGTATCAAGGATGTTTGAAAAACTGTAGAAATTGTATCAATCAAGATGGAAGAAAATTAGAAGGAGGAATTTTCTATTCAAATAATCAATTATTCGAATTAATTATGAACGAAAAAGAATTAACAGGTGTAACTTTAAGTGGAGGAGAACCTTTTATACAATTTGATGAAGTATTTGAACTAATAAAAGCAATTAAGGAAAATACAGATTTAGATATAATAATTTATACTGGATACAAATTGAATGAGTTAATTAAAAAATATGGAAATGAATTTTGTGAATATATAGATATTCTAATAGACGGAGAATATATCGAAGAATTAGATCATGGAGAAGAATTAAGAGGAAGTAGTAATCAGAAGATACATTTTTTATCTAATAAATATAAAAAGGCAGTACTAAAATTAGAAGAAAGTCAAAAAAGAGAAATTCAATTTGATATTTTAGGAAATAATGAATTATTTATGATAGGAATACCTCCAAAAGGATTTTATGAGAAATTATTAAAAGAATTAAAGAAGGAGATTATATAATGAGTGGAAGAAAAGCTTCAGAAGTAAGTAGTTTACTTAATAGAGCAAATAAAGCCAGAAATGTTTTTGATGAAAACTTAGATAATGAATTAGAAAAATTTTCAAATAATATAGAGCAATATGAAAAGCAGTATACAGAAAATGAAAGTATAATTTTAATGGAAGTATCTCAAGAGGCACTGAAGGAATTATCATATGAAATAGAATTATTAAATAAAGAAAAAGAAAAATTAATGAAAGTGAAAAAAAGAAATTATAGTTCCGAAGAATATAAAAAAATTAAAAAAGATTTATATTTTCAAATCAAAAAAAATGATGATGAATCAAAGAGAATTTTTTCTATTATTAGAGGAAAATCACATTATTGTGATGAAGAATATAGACAAGCGGAAGTAATTTATAAGAATGCCAAAAAAATAGAAGAAGAAAAAACTAAGTTAGAAATTAAAATAAAAAATGAAAATTCTGAGCTTTTAAGAGATATTAATAAATTAAAGCAAAATTATTTAAGAAAAAAAGAAATAAATGAAAAAGTAAAAAAATTAAATGAAAAAGCAAAAAAATAGTAGAAGTTAGAAAAGAAGCAAATTCCATTAAAGACTATATTTTTTCAAAAATAGAAGAAATAGATTCTAAAATCGCAGAAAAATTTTTAAAAAAGGAATATTTTGAAATAATAAAAATAAAAGAAAGAATGAATAATTTATCTAATGAAGAAATTATATCAAATTCTAAAAAGTATGAGAAAGAGCTACTGGATTATACAGATAAATTAGAAATTTTATATAAAGAATATTTGGATAAAAAAAATGAAAGTGAAACAAAATTGCAAGATATAAATAGTAGACTCGCAGAAAAACTTTTATATAAACCTATGGAATATTATAAGAGTGAATCTAAAGCTAGCAAAATAGCATTTATGGAATTTTTAAAGGAATTTGGAAATAACGAATATGTTAATGAAATTCAAGAAGAAGTTTCTAGATTAGAAAAAGCATTAATAAATGAAGAATTTGATTATATTTTATCAAATACCTCTTTAAATACAGTAATAGATAAAGCTATATCTTATTCAAAATTAAAATTTGAACAACAAATAAAAACAATAGACGTTACTTTTGGAATAAGAAAAGTTATGAGAAACTTAGGTTATCAAGTTGAAGCTAGAATGATAGATGGAGATATTGATAATGGGTTTAGAGTTATAGCTAAAATAGGAGACGAAATTATTGACTTTGATAAAGTTGTAACGAATGAAGATGGATCAGTTAATATAGATATAGACCATATAGAAAGCAGAAAAGGAAATTGTGGAACAACTTGGAAAGAATTACAAGATAAATTTACAGATGAAGGAATTATGATACAGGATATAACAAAAAATAGTAAAAGTGTATTGTATGATTCTACAAATATACAATCAAATAAAGAAAATGAAAAAATAAAATTATAGGAGTTGAAAAAGATGAGTTATAATCCAGATTTAGAGAATTTATTAGAAATATTAAAAAAAGAAGATGCAAAAAAGGAAATTTTAGAATCAGAAGATAACATGAATAATTTGTTATATTTTGTAAAAGAAGAACAAATAGAAGCTTTTTTTAAAGGAATAGCCAGTAATTATGAAGAAAGTAATGAATATAATAAAAAATATGAAAATATAATAAAAAATGTAACTCAATTTTATCCTTTAACAGAAAAAATTATAGATAAAATTATAAATCATGCCAAAAATAAAGAATTAGAATATATAGCTAAAGGATATGATATTACTGGAAACTTGATTAAAGGGATAACTTTTTTTCTTAGCAACATGAAAAATAAAAAGATAAACAATGCAAGAGTATTGAAGAATTAAATGAAAAAAAGAGAAGTACAATAATGAAAGAAAAGAATTAGAAGAAAAAGAAAAAGAAATAAGAGAAAAAGGTGCTGAAAATAAAGAACTTTATAATAAAGTTGAAAAATTAAAAAAAGATGTTAAAGAACTTGAAAATAGTTATACAGAAGAAGCATTAAGCAATAAAAAAATAGAACTAGAACAAGAAAAAACAAAATTAAATAAGAAGAAAAAGGAAATGGGAGATATACAAAAAGAAATAGAAAAGATAGCTTTAGAAATAAAAAATATAGAAGATTATAATGATGATGGAGCATTTGAAAACTTTAAAAATTTCACAAAATCTTTAATAAAAAATGAAGAATAAGGAAAGAAGGTCAAAATGATAAAACATAGATTAATTGATCCTTTAAAGAAAGAGTTGGAAAAAGGAAAAAATGTAATCTTCTTTCATGGAATGAAAGAAAATGAAAATTATTTTTATGATTATATAAGAGGAATGTTGAATTCAAAAGATACATTTAAAATAGCATCTTTAAGTTCAAAAGAAGAAAATATACTATTTTCAAATAAATATATAGATATTAATTCAAAAAGTGTAAATGTTTTTGAAAAGGTAGATAATGAAATTACAGATATAACAGAAGAATTTTTTAATCAAGAACAACCAGAAGATGATTTTGATGACATTGAAGATGAAGAAAATAAAGGAAATTCAAGAGAATCGAAAGAAATAGAAAATACGGGTTCTTTATTTGAGAATAGATTGAAATTAGTAGAAGAAAAAATAAAAGAAAAGAAAGAAAAATATTTTATTTTTATAGATGAATTAGAATGGTTAGCTAATTTATATTCTTCAAACCCTAAAGATAGTGCTCTTGATTATGTTAAATATATAAAAGATTGGTCGAAAATTAAAGATGTAAAAGTAATAATAAAGATTGCCAATATAGATTTAATTAAAGATTTTGATTTTGACTTGGAAAATAATTCAATTTTTATAGGAAATCCTTCAGGAGAAGAAATACAGAGAATGTACTTAAGAAAATTTCTTTCGCAGACAGAATTAGAAAATCAGAGATTATCACATATTGTTAGTGAATTAAAAGATATTTCATTTGCTGTTTCATCAAGTAATAACACTTTGAAATCTGCCGATAGAATTTATGACAACATTGTAAAACAGAATTCAAACTATCAAATAGATAAAAAAGATTTTGAAATAGCAACAGAAAAAATAATAGAAGAGAAAGTAAATTTAGATGATGTAATATTAAATGATAAAACTAAAAATGAAATTTTAGGTGCAGTAGACAACTTTTTAAATGATAAAGAAGGAAAAACTTCACGAAAAGGACTGATATTAACAGGCCCTCCAGGTACAGGAAAAACATTTTTAGTTAAAGCTATTGCAAATGAAAGAAATTGTTATTTTCTATCTCCATCTTTAGCTGATTTAAAAGGAGAGTATGTCGGACATACAAGTGCTAAAGTAAAAAGAATTTTTGAAAAAGCAAGAGCAAATGAACCTGCTATATTATTTATTGATGAAGCAGATACTATTTTTACAAGTAGAAATGATGCAGGAGGAATTGGATCGGATAGTTTTAATTTAGATATGGTAAATCAATTTTTAGTAGAAATAGATGGGATGACAACAGGAAAACAAAAAGTTTTTGTAATTGCCGCTACGAATAGAGTAGAAGCGATTGACTCAGCAATTAAAAGCAGATTGTCAGAAACAATAACTATTGGGCTACCTGGATTTGAAGAAAGAAAAGAAATTTTTCATAAAAAGTTATTGAAATATAATTTTTCATTCAGAGAAAAAAGTTTTCAATATGAAATCTGTAAAAAAACAGAAAATATGTCAGGAAGAGACATAGATAATTTTGTAAAAAAATTATATGAGATAGTAAACAATGAATTTGGAGAAAAAGATTTAAGTTCATTTGGAGATGATGAAAGAACAAAAAATTTATTTTACAGAATATTAAAAAATCAGGAAAAAGAATTAGCAAATGAACTTATGAGAAAAATACCTGTAGAAATTTTAGATCCAGAAGAAATAAGAACAAATTTATCTGATATTATAGGATATGAGAAAATAAAAAGAGATATTAATTTAACTTTGAAATATTTAAGCGATACTAACGAAGAGAGAAGTAGAAGAAAAAGTTTTGAAATAGAAAATCAATATGGAATATTGTTTTATGGACCTCCAGGAAATGCAAAAACAAAATTAACAGAAGCGATTGCTAAAGAGCATAATTTATACTATATGAAAGTTTTAAGTAAAGATTTTGTATCTAATAGAAATGGAAATATTTTAAGTAATATTCAGTTAATATTTAATGAAAGTAAAAGATTATCTAAAATGACAAAAGAAAAAAGAGGAGTACTTTTATTTTTTGATGAAGTTGATTCTTTAGCAGGTCCTCAATTAGATTCTGTTGTAAGAGGAACATTATTGTATTACTTATCTAATGATAAAGATGGAATAAGGGCAGATGATTCAAAGGTTGTATTAATGGCTGCAACGAACGTTATTGATGAATTGGATGAGGCAACGATTCGTAAAGGAAGAATAGATAAAAAAATAGAAATGCTAAATCCAACAGAGAAAGATGGTAAAAAAATAATAAGTACTATTTTTTCTAGAGATAATTATATAGCTAAAGTTGATAACAAAGTAATAAATAGAATATATGAAAAAATTGTAGAAAATAAAAATAAAGATAATAAAAAACAATTTGAAATTAATAAAAAAATGTTGAAAATAAAAGATGCTGAATATATTAATGAATTACCTTCAGGTTCTGATTTATCTAATACTTGTAAAGAATTAAAAAATATAGCTTTTAATATGAACAGTTTTGAAAATGAAAAAATTGTTATTAATGATTTGGTCATAACTGAAGTATTTGGAGATGAAGATGAAAAATAATAATATTTATGAAAATGAGTGGATAAATAGTGGCATAATTCCTGAATATTTTGAAAAACAGGAAAAAAAGAAAAAATATATTTTTTATCTTAAAATATTTTCAATATTTTTATTGATATGTATACTGTTGCTTGTATCTATGAATAGTTCAAAACAGAAAAATACTACAATTGTAACTGATACAGGAGAAAAAATTGAAAAGCAGATAAAATTAAATAATGGATATGTAAAAAAGGAAAATAAAGATAAGAAATATGATGTTTATGTAGATGAAAAATACAATTTTTATTGTGCTATTCCTAATGAGTATAAGATAAGTGATTCAGTTGATAATGTAAATAGAGTGGTTTTATCAAATAAGGACTCATCTATATTAATTTTTATAGGTGCTTCAGAAAATAAGTTTGATTTAAAAATTGATGATTTAATGGAACAGTATGTATCAACATTAGGCAATAAAGTTGATTATAAAGCACATGGAGATAATTGGTATGCAATTTCTAAAAATTATAAAGGTATATCTTACTATAAAAAATCTTTTATAAAAAAAGGACTGATTCTTTGGTTTGAATTTAATATAAAAGATGAGAGTATAAAAACACCGGAGGATAAAAAGACAATTGCTAATACCATAGAATATATAGAAGATAATTTTAATATTTTAAAAAAATAATTTTTTAAAAGGACACCTCATGTCCATATTCCTCTGCTATAATAAATCATCAATAGCAGGGGAGTTTTTATGTGAAAGATAGTATTGTATTTTACGTAAGCTCCATAAATTGATAAAATAAATTTATAGGAGTGATTCAAATGATGAAAAAAGAAAATGAAAAATCAGAAGATTTTAATGAAATTATGGAACTGAAAGAAGAACTTGATACAGATATTAAAAATTTAGAAAAAGATTTAAATTATTACAGGGAGCATAAAGCCGAAATGAAAGAAAATGGTGAACTTGATGAAGAAACTGAAAAAACTTTTGAAATGCTGGAAGAACAGTTGAGTTCTATTAAATCTATTATTTCTATGGGAAATGAAATCATGAAAACTACAGAAATAATCGAAGATTACGATGAAGACGAGTATTTTGAAAATCCTGAATTACCAGCTAAAATGATTGGTAATGTGCTAAGAAATATAGAATCAGTAAAAGAACTCTATTTAAAGTATAATCCAGAAGATTCAGAATTTTTGGAGGAATTTGAAAGTTTGCTGGACATTTAAGTCTGAAAGCAATAAATTTTATCATCTCTTCTTTTATCGAGTTGTATTATATGCATAATGAAATAACAATACCGTGAAAATTATAAATGCAATTAATCTATAAAAAATTATAAGGAATTATGAAAATGGATAAATTGACAGGAGAAAGATTTATAGAGGACCCTTTAATAACAAAAGAGGAATTTGATAGGGAAAGAATGGCGGACAAGCTCTTAATACCGAGGTTGGTAACTTTCAAGTATAAAATAGGTCAACCTTTCCCACAATATAAAAATGAAATGGAAAAATATTTTCCCCAGTTCACTAAGGAAGGATATATTGATACTCTAATGGAATGGTATGGAGATAAAATACCAAAAATTTATAAGGAAATATTTTATAATTCATTAAATATTAGAGCTGATGACATAATATCACTTAACTGGTTATATTCTTTTGAAAGAAAAATATTTAGTGATTTGGCAGATTATATGATTGCTTCAGGGAACTTACATTTATATGGAGTTATATACCGGTATAGGGAAGATCCTTCTTTTGGATTTATTGATAGTGTAAAAAATATAGATAATATAATGAATTTTTTGAATGTGTATCCAGAAAATAAAGAAGGAATATATGGTGAGTTAGAAAGAATATATAGCATGATATTGGAAAAATATTATAAGGAAGAAAAATGGTCATATATGAGATCTAGGCAGAAAAAAGGATATCAGGAACTAATATCTGAAATAAAAAAGAAAATGAATAAAAGCTAATTTTTTAGTAAGATAAAATTATGATTATAAGATTTATTTAAAACAGACAAAGAAGCACAAAAATTAAAACAAAATACAAAAAAATATAGAAAAATTAATAAGAAGGACACCTTATGTCCATACTCCTTTGCTATAATAAATTTAATAATGGCAGAGGAGTTTTTATATTGATTTAAAAATGCCATTGAAGATATTAATAGTAAAGGTTTAATAATTTCAAGGGAGGAAGAAAAATGAAAGTGAAAATTCAGAAAATAAGTGAGAAGAATTATGAAAAAATATTTATTATGACAGATATTCACGGAAGATACGATCTTTTTGAAAAAATATTTGGTGAAATTAACTTTACAAAAAATGATTTGCTAATTATTTTAGGAGACAGCTGCGACAGAGGAGAATATACATATGAAATGTATAGAAAATACATTAATTTGCAGAATGAAGGATATAAAGTAATTCATTTGATAGGAAATCATGAAGATACAATCTTAAAATCCAGAAATGATTTGAATCATAAGGCAAACTGGATGTTTAATGGTGGTGAAAGAACGGTATATTCTTTTTTCTGTCATCAGAACAAATTCGAGGAAATTATAGATTACTGGGAAGAATTTTATAAAGAAAAATGGCTTTTTGACTTTTTTGAAGAAATGCCTCACATCGTGGAAAGTGAAAATTGTATATTTGTTCATGCAGGGATAGATTTTTCAAAATCTCTGGAAAATCAGGATGAAACATATGTAGTCTGGACTAGAGATGACTGGTACATGAAAAATAATACAGGAAAAATAGTGTTTTATGGACATACTCCACAAAATGAAGTAACCAGTTATAATAACTGTTTTAATCTGGATTCAGGAGCATTCCATACAGATATTATGAACTGTTTTGAACTTAAAACAAAGACATTATATAGATTGAAAAATGACAGTATTGGAATACAGAAAATAAATATTGAAGAAATATCAGAAAAATAGAAAAGTTTTTTCAGAATTATAAAAGATATACTGGATATTTAAACATAAAATTTAATATTATTAAAAAATATGATACAAAAAAAGAGTTTTTATATAAGGAGGCACAAAATGACAAATGAAATTGGCAGGGAAGAATTTGAAGTAGAATTCAGAAGACTGGAAGGAGAATGGGAAGTATTAAAAAAAGAAGCAGGAATAAAGGAATATAATAAAAGAAAATTTATAAAAAGAAAAAAGATGAAGAAATAAAAGCTGAGCAGCTTGAACTGAAAGCAAGAAAAATTGTAGAAAAATGGAATAATTTAAGTAGAAAAGCAGGGATTGATATAATATATGACATACAAGTGAAAGCAAAAGAAAGTGAAAAACTGGAGACAAACAATACAGCTCATTTAGATACAAGACCTTCAGATAGAAAAATACGGAAAATTATAAATATAAGCTCAGTTATGACAGGAGTGCTAAATATTATTCAGATTCCATTCATAAATATCCTTCTTATTTCAACAATACAGTTAAATATGCTTTATCAGATAAATAAAAAATTTAATGTCAGAACAGGAATGAAAATGTTGATTGGAAATCTTATAACCATAGCAGGAATTTTATTATTTTTACAAATACTTCCTTCCTATCTGTCGAAGCTTATACCTTTTCCAGCAACATATATTTCAGTTGGAATTGCTGTTATTATAGTAAAATTGCTAGGAGAGGCACATATGGAAACTTTAAAAAATATACTGGACATTTAAACCTAAAATTAATATAATTATAGAAGAAGGAGTGAGGATATAATGGATGTTATGGAATTTAAAAAACATATAGGATTTGAGGAGGAAAATAAAATGGAAGAAAAAAGAAATGAAGCAGTGGCAGAAGCAGAGGTAGTGGAAATACTAAAAAACTCAGTAGATGCTTCAACAGGAGAAATAAGTTACAGTGAATATGAATCAAAAAAGAATATTAATAAGGAAAAGGTAAATATTATTGTCGCAGGAAAGACAGGTGTAGGAAAAAGCTCACTTATAAACTATATTTTTGGTAAGGAAGTTGCAAAAGTTGGAAATGGTGAGCCTGTAACACAGGAAATACAGGAATATAATCTTGAAAATGATAATATTACGCTTTTTGACACAAAAGGAATAGAAGCAAAAGATTATGAAAAAACATTGGATAATATAAAGAAATATTTGGAATTAAGACAGGATTCACCAGATGAAAATGACGATATTCATATTGCATGGCTATGTATAAGTGAAAGAGGAGACAGGGTAGAAGAAGCTGACAGAGAACTCTTAAAAATTTTAAGTGAGGCAGGAATACCGGTAATAGGAGTATTTACAAAAAGGGAGTCTAAAAGGGAATCTGATTTTGTGAATAAAGTGATAGAGGATAATCTTCTTCCTGAAACAAAAGCAGTCGTAAGAGTAAGAAGTATAACGGAAGAAGTGGAAATAGAAGATAATCTGGTAGAATTAAAGCCTAAAGGTGCAGAAGAACTTCTTGAAGAAACATACAAATACATGTCTGAAGGAAGAAAAAATGCAATTAAAAAGGCACAGACAGCTGTTCTGAAAGACAGAATAGAAGCAATGTCAAAAGAAGCGGACGTACTGACTAACTGGTATGCATCCGGTGCAGGTGCAATAGGTGCAACTCCGTTACCGTTTGCAGATTCCCTTGCATTAGCGGCACTGCAGACTAAAATGATTATAGACATAAATACGATATACAGGGTAGATGCAGGAACACATACATTTACAGATATAGCGGCGGCATTAATAAGTGTTACAGGTGTGGCACAGATTGGAAAACTTGCGGCAGGTCTGCTTAAAATTATTCCTGTTATAGGATGGACTGCCAATGCAGGAGTAGCTGCAGGAATCACTAAAGGAATAGGATTTGGTTATTCAGAGTATTTAAAAAACAATATAAATAAGGAAACAGGAGAAATAAAACTGGATTTAGAAGATTTGAAACAGAATTTTATGAAATTTTTCAACCAGTTTAAAGATATGATTTAAAAAAATATGGAATAATATATGACAGAACGAAAGGAATATAAAAATGAAGAAAATATTTATATCCTTCTGCAGAGGGGGGGATAATATTATAGAGCAGGTTATTAAAACCAATCTTAACTCTGATTTCATACATTCAGAAATAATAACAGTGGAACAGGATATGGAAAATGGACTGAGAAATGACAGAGTTTATGATTATGCTGAAAATAATGGAAAAGATGGAAAGAAAAAGTGGTTTCTTGAAGACAGGCTGAAATCAAAAAGTTATGTAGACAATATAAATGAAATATTTGAACTGAAAATTCCTGAAGGAAAATTTTATGAAGTCTATAAGTTTATTGAAAATTACTATAAAATTCATAATTATGATAAAGCCATGAAGATATACAAAATAGGAGATTTTGGGGTTGGGAATAAAAAATTTATAAAAGGGGCTCCTGACAGTACAACTACAATAATGTTCCCATTTCTGTTTCGAAGTAATAAGATTTATGGTGAGAAACTACTATAAGGATAATGATTTGCTAAATTACAGGGTAGAAGAAATTGAAAATCAATACAGGGAAAAACTTGAATATATAACACCGGGACACCTTCATGATGTGTTCAGGGAACATAAAGATATATTTGGATAAAAAATTATAGAGGAAAACTTTATAAATTTACTTGACAAATAGGAACTTATTTATTATAATTATTTGTATTATAATTTATTCAAAAGCAATATTTAGTTTTAATAATGCTTACTACATACCAATTATTGGAAAGGAGTCGATAAACAATGGCAGTACCTAAGAAAAGAACGTCCAAAGCAAAAAGAAATATGAGAAGAGCACACGATTCAATCAAAGCACCTAATATAATCGTTGAAGCTGATGGAACTGTGAGAAGACCTCATAGATTAAATTTAGATACAGGTGTATACAGAGGTAGACAAGTTTTACAACCTGCTACAGATGAAAGTACAGCTGATGCTGAATAATATATAAGCAAGATAGAGATAGTCTTGCTTTTTTTATAATTATAAAATTTTTATAAAATAAAAGATGAAAAACATAAAATAATAATTGTCAATTTATGAAATATCTGTTATACTCTAAAATGATATGGCAATCAGGAAAATTAAACTTCTGTAAGCTATTATATATAAGAAAATAATAACTGAGGTGAATAAATGAAAGTAGGAATATTGGGAACGGGGTCTTATGCACCTGAAAAAATTCTGACAAATGATGATTTGGCAAAAATGGTTGATACAAATGATGAGTGGATAAGCACAAGAACTGGAATAAAAGAAAGAAGAATAGCTTCTGATGATGAAGCGACTTCGGATTTTGCCTACAAAGCGGCTTTGAATGCAATAGATAATGCAGGAATTGATAAAAATGAGATAGAACTGGTAATTGTGGCGACAATGACTGCGGATCATTTTACTCCGTCGACAGCTGCACTTGTACAGGATAAACTTGGAATTAAAGCTGCTGCATTTGATCTTTCGGCAGCATGTACAGGATTTATATATGCCTTTACGACAGGTTACAGTTTCATTCAGGCAGGAATATATAAAAAAGTACTTGTAATCGGAGCTGAAACTATGTCCAGAGTTATAGACTGGACAGACAGGGGAACGTGTATCCTTTTTGGAGATGGAGCAGGGGCAGTTGTTTTAGGAGAAACAGAAACAGGAGGATTTATTTCAAGCCATCTTGTTGCTGACGGTTCAGGAGCATGCGAACTTCTTGTTCCGGCCGGAGGATCCAGAACACCTGCAAGTCATGAAACATTAGATAATAAAGATGTATACTTAAAAATGAACGGAAGGGAAATTTTTAAATTTGCAGTTAAGGTATTCCCTGAAACAGTTGAAGATATACTGGAACAGGCAAATATTACTGCAGATGATGTTGATTTATTTGTTCCTCATCAGGCAAACATAAGAATAATAGAATCAATATCTAAAAGATTCAAACAGCCAATGGAAAAATTCTATGTCAATCTGCACAAATACGGTAATACTTCAGGAGCATCAGTTCCTCTGGCTCTGGATGAAGCCAACAG
Coding sequences:
- a CDS encoding metallophosphoesterase; this translates as MKVKIQKISEKNYEKIFIMTDIHGRYDLFEKIFGEINFTKNDLLIILGDSCDRGEYTYEMYRKYINLQNEGYKVIHLIGNHEDTILKSRNDLNHKANWMFNGGERTVYSFFCHQNKFEEIIDYWEEFYKEKWLFDFFEEMPHIVESENCIFVHAGIDFSKSLENQDETYVVWTRDDWYMKNNTGKIVFYGHTPQNEVTSYNNCFNLDSGAFHTDIMNCFELKTKTLYRLKNDSIGIQKINIEEISEK
- a CDS encoding AAA family ATPase: MIKHRLIDPLKKELEKGKNVIFFHGMKENENYFYDYIRGMLNSKDTFKIASLSSKEENILFSNKYIDINSKSVNVFEKVDNEITDITEEFFNQEQPEDDFDDIEDEENKGNSRESKEIENTGSLFENRLKLVEEKIKEKKEKYFIFIDELEWLANLYSSNPKDSALDYVKYIKDWSKIKDVKVIIKIANIDLIKDFDFDLENNSIFIGNPSGEEIQRMYLRKFLSQTELENQRLSHIVSELKDISFAVSSSNNTLKSADRIYDNIVKQNSNYQIDKKDFEIATEKIIEEKVNLDDVILNDKTKNEILGAVDNFLNDKEGKTSRKGLILTGPPGTGKTFLVKAIANERNCYFLSPSLADLKGEYVGHTSAKVKRIFEKARANEPAILFIDEADTIFTSRNDAGGIGSDSFNLDMVNQFLVEIDGMTTGKQKVFVIAATNRVEAIDSAIKSRLSETITIGLPGFEERKEIFHKKLLKYNFSFREKSFQYEICKKTENMSGRDIDNFVKKLYEIVNNEFGEKDLSSFGDDERTKNLFYRILKNQEKELANELMRKIPVEILDPEEIRTNLSDIIGYEKIKRDINLTLKYLSDTNEERSRRKSFEIENQYGILFYGPPGNAKTKLTEAIAKEHNLYYMKVLSKDFVSNRNGNILSNIQLIFNESKRLSKMTKEKRGVLLFFDEVDSLAGPQLDSVVRGTLLYYLSNDKDGIRADDSKVVLMAATNVIDELDEATIRKGRIDKKIEMLNPTEKDGKKIISTIFSRDNYIAKVDNKVINRIYEKIVENKNKDNKKQFEINKKMLKIKDAEYINELPSGSDLSNTCKELKNIAFNMNSFENEKIVINDLVITEVFGDEDEK
- the rpmF gene encoding 50S ribosomal protein L32 — protein: MAVPKKRTSKAKRNMRRAHDSIKAPNIIVEADGTVRRPHRLNLDTGVYRGRQVLQPATDESTADAE
- a CDS encoding YcjF family protein, with amino-acid sequence MEEKRNEAVAEAEVVEILKNSVDASTGEISYSEYESKKNINKEKVNIIVAGKTGVGKSSLINYIFGKEVAKVGNGEPVTQEIQEYNLENDNITLFDTKGIEAKDYEKTLDNIKKYLELRQDSPDENDDIHIAWLCISERGDRVEEADRELLKILSEAGIPVIGVFTKRESKRESDFVNKVIEDNLLPETKAVVRVRSITEEVEIEDNLVELKPKGAEELLEETYKYMSEGRKNAIKKAQTAVLKDRIEAMSKEADVLTNWYASGAGAIGATPLPFADSLALAALQTKMIIDINTIYRVDAGTHTFTDIAAALISVTGVAQIGKLAAGLLKIIPVIGWTANAGVAAGITKGIGFGYSEYLKNNINKETGEIKLDLEDLKQNFMKFFNQFKDMI
- a CDS encoding beta-ketoacyl-ACP synthase III — protein: MKVGILGTGSYAPEKILTNDDLAKMVDTNDEWISTRTGIKERRIASDDEATSDFAYKAALNAIDNAGIDKNEIELVIVATMTADHFTPSTAALVQDKLGIKAAAFDLSAACTGFIYAFTTGYSFIQAGIYKKVLVIGAETMSRVIDWTDRGTCILFGDGAGAVVLGETETGGFISSHLVADGSGACELLVPAGGSRTPASHETLDNKDVYLKMNGREIFKFAVKVFPETVEDILEQANITADDVDLFVPHQANIRIIESISKRFKQPMEKFYVNLHKYGNTSGASVPLALDEANREGRLKKGDKVVIVGFGGGLTYGSILFEWSK
- a CDS encoding 4Fe-4S single cluster domain-containing protein codes for the protein MPKIQNFSKEVYVLGPGKRFVIWYQGCLKNCRNCINQDGRKLEGGIFYSNNQLFELIMNEKELTGVTLSGGEPFIQFDEVFELIKAIKENTDLDIIIYTGYKLNELIKKYGNEFCEYIDILIDGEYIEELDHGEELRGSSNQKIHFLSNKYKKAVLKLEESQKREIQFDILGNNELFMIGIPPKGFYEKLLKELKKEII